The Apium graveolens cultivar Ventura chromosome 10, ASM990537v1, whole genome shotgun sequence nucleotide sequence ATTTTACAACGCAATAACATTTTTAATATACTTTGTAATTGATATTCAAATTAGCCAGTTTAAGGCTCGTGAGCTAATACGTGACATTTGGGACCGGTCTGAAAACTATAACATGTAACATTTAGGTATTTTCTACTTGTGCATTATATATCAACTTCTACTTTTAACTTTATTTAATTCTTGAACTCAACATGGTCTATACAGATCACTGGAGGAGCTAAATGCAAACTTCAACATGCTAACAAAAGTCGTAGACACAATAGGGTTTGAGCTCATCAACTTAAAGAAACTCTCTCTCAACTCAAACAAGCTAGCTTTCCTTCCATATTCAACCTCTCACTTAACCAATCTCTGCATTCTAGATGCCCGTCTCAACTGCCTCCGTTCCCTCCCTGACGACCTCGAAAACCTGATCAATCTCCAAGTTCTTAATGTAAGCCAAAACTTTCAGTACTTAACAACCCTACCGTACTCCATAGGTCTCCTCATTTCCCTTGTTGAACTTGACATTAGTTACAACAGTATCTCTACGTTACCAGACTCGATGGGATGCCTAAAGAAGCTACAAAAGCTCAGCGTTGAGGGCAATCCGTTGGTATCTCCGCCAATGGATGTAGTTGAGCAAGGGCTGTATAGTGTAAAGGAGTATTTGTGTGATAAGATGAATGGTGCACATAAAAAGCCTTCTAGGAAGAAGACGTGGAttggaaaattaaaaaaatatggaACCTTCGGTGGATCACCTAGCAGAAGCAGAGCGCAACTTTTAAGCGTGAATCATGGTGATCAAGTAATGGAGAGACAAGGATTTATTATAAATCATAACACCTCTGGTTATAGCAACATTCAAGCCATTGCTTCACCAAGGTACTTGAGTATGTTTTCTCCGAAGCGGCTTTTCTCTCCAAAGCGATACTTCACCAGGTGAAAGAATCAAATTGCAAGTTCTATGCATCTTTTTATGAACTTGAGATAATATGTGCATGATTCTAAAGTCATAAGTGTATCTTTTAAGTTTTTTAGGGGTTCTGCCTATGTTTATTGGAATGAACCATTATATGATTTTGTAGAGACTTGTATATAAGTACCAGTTTGTAAATGCATGTGTGGTTTATTGAACATAAATTTTGCTGATATTTGCCCGTCCCCTCACCTGTACTTTAATTCTCGTAATGCAAGATAAATAACGATGATCTACCTATTACAAAAGAAGTA carries:
- the LOC141692993 gene encoding plant intracellular Ras-group-related LRR protein 6-like codes for the protein MMYEQRTQVIANSKDRGMRRTRSMGTREDKSQQLDGVLDLSGMSLESLPTPSINLALISNLNLSNNNLQSIPESLTARLLNVLVLDVHSNQLTTLPNSIGCLSKLKILNVSGNLLQSLPATIENCRSLEELNANFNMLTKVVDTIGFELINLKKLSLNSNKLAFLPYSTSHLTNLCILDARLNCLRSLPDDLENLINLQVLNVSQNFQYLTTLPYSIGLLISLVELDISYNSISTLPDSMGCLKKLQKLSVEGNPLVSPPMDVVEQGLYSVKEYLCDKMNGAHKKPSRKKTWIGKLKKYGTFGGSPSRSRAQLLSVNHGDQVMERQGFIINHNTSGYSNIQAIASPRYLSMFSPKRLFSPKRYFTR